The Candidatus Nezhaarchaeota archaeon DNA window AAGAGGTAGAGGAGAGGGTTGTGTCCGCTAAGATAGCAAAGGGATCAAAGCTCGTGGGCAAGAGGATAGCCGACATAAGTGAGGAACTAGGCGCTCCGGTTACTCCCTTGATCGTATGTAGAGGGCGAAGGCGATTAATAACTCCTCCTGAAGACTTAGTGATAGAGCCTGGAGACGTAATCATAGTTAGGACAAGTAGAGAAGGAGCCGAAAAGCTAGAGGGGGTATAAGCTATGAGCAAGGACCTGCTACTTGAGATAAGGGACATGCTCATAGAGCTTAAGAACATCACTGAGTTCATGGTCGACTTAGCATACACAGCATTGTTAACCAATAGTAGGGAGCTAGCTGAAGAAGTCGAGAGACTTGAAGAGTACATAGATGAGCTGCACACGCGCTATGAAATGGCTGTCCTGGAGCTGGCTAAGCAAAGTGAGAAACCTTCTGAATTCTTAGGGACCCTCAGAGTAGGCCTTGTAGTTGAAACCTTAGCTGATGCGGCTCGAGGGATGGTTGAGCCAATACTTAGAGGAGATACCCCCCATGATGTCTTTATCGTAGCGATGCAAGAAGCTGAAGAGGCAATACGTAGGATTAAGATCGAAGAGTCCTCACCATTAATCGGTAAGGAATTGTCAGAACTTAGGAGTAGAGGCCTACCAGTAATCGTCGTAGCAATAAGAAGGGGAGGAAGGTGGATGCTGAATCCAGGGGACGACGTGAAGCTCTATGTTGGAGACGTCTTGGTGGTTAAGGGAAAGGAGGAGACCTTACAAGAGGTGATAGAGCTAGCTCAAGGTAGTGCTAAGGAAGAGGAGTGAGATGTGAGCGCTAGTAAGTCGACTGCTTTACTCGGAATGTTAAAGCGCAGAAGCATTGAAGTGAGCGAAGCATTACTTAGCGAGGTGGGTGAAGGTTACTTAAATTACCTGTGCGATCAAGGAGTAGTACGCTTAAGTCAAGGAGTTCTTTATGTTACCAATCCAATACGTTTAGCGATGGAGACGGTTAAGCTGGGTGTGGACATTGAGATTGCATCTAGATGGCTTAATTGGAGAGACTTTGAAAGGCTATGTGTAGAAGCTCTACAAAGCCACGACTTCAAAGTTAGGGCACCTCTCAGATTCAAGTTTGATAGTAAGAGACATGAGATAGACATAGTAGCGTGTAAGAAGAATGCCGTTCTATGCATTGACTGCAAGCACTGGGAGATGATGCGGGGCCAGCAATACAAGGTTAAGAAGTCTGCAACAAGTCATTTAGATAAGTGTATTAAGCTCGCTAAGTCAGCATCGTCGCTTAGAAACATGGGGCTCAATGTTCACAGTGGTGCTTACTTAGTCCCAATAATGATAACGCTAATAGATCTTAACTTAAAGCTTCCTTTGAACAGTGTATGGGTAATACCGGTATTCAAGCTGAACTCTTTCTTATTAGAGCTTGAGGCACAT harbors:
- a CDS encoding nuclease-related domain-containing protein; this translates as MSASKSTALLGMLKRRSIEVSEALLSEVGEGYLNYLCDQGVVRLSQGVLYVTNPIRLAMETVKLGVDIEIASRWLNWRDFERLCVEALQSHDFKVRAPLRFKFDSKRHEIDIVACKKNAVLCIDCKHWEMMRGQQYKVKKSATSHLDKCIKLAKSASSLRNMGLNVHSGAYLVPIMITLIDLNLKLPLNSVWVIPVFKLNSFLLELEAHIDEISSIRIY
- a CDS encoding TrkA C-terminal domain-containing protein gives rise to the protein MSKDLLLEIRDMLIELKNITEFMVDLAYTALLTNSRELAEEVERLEEYIDELHTRYEMAVLELAKQSEKPSEFLGTLRVGLVVETLADAARGMVEPILRGDTPHDVFIVAMQEAEEAIRRIKIEESSPLIGKELSELRSRGLPVIVVAIRRGGRWMLNPGDDVKLYVGDVLVVKGKEETLQEVIELAQGSAKEEE